In Saccharicrinis fermentans DSM 9555 = JCM 21142, a genomic segment contains:
- a CDS encoding glycoside hydrolase family 3 N-terminal domain-containing protein codes for MQNTIVLIFTFLLLSFVLQGQNTPFATPEIDSKVDAIMADMSMDEKLAQIMGTRLRDIMEDGKISLEKCRTHIPFGIGHFCQFSSGQELKPEELRDMVREVQHYLMTETRMKIPAIFHEEAITGFATLGATTFPQQIGVGCTWNPDLVEKNTASTARNMRAAGATFALSPMLDLSRSAHWNRHQESYGEDAYLTSRMGVAFVQGLQGEDFKTGVAATVKHFAGYGTQNNSEKVLYEEYLMPHEACFKVGGAKSVMPSYGVYKALPVAANPTMLDQILRRDAGFDGLVVSDYGAINLLYKKYKVAKDSTMAAALAINAGMDVELSSPTMFPKLKEALEQGLVTEKVIDAAVKRSLIMKAKLGLLDENPEIGKDGPLDFDPPENRKLAYETACQSIVLLKNNGILPIKKELKKIALVGPNAATVHGLLGDYTYQGMRAFWKQSAFDVNNPKLVSVKEGLENKLGNDVQLLHERGCDWSAALEAKIDKSGFGDSRIEKLKLLTVADTPQPNLQNALKIAKESDVIIAVMGENLYLNGEGRWRNGIRLPGEQEAFVEKLIETGKPVVLVILSGRQQVISTFSDRCAAIVQGWFPGEEGGNAVADILLGKVNPSGKLCVSYPRTENSQEINYQDGENKELIQYPFGFGLSYTQYTYGNFKMKKKTRITDDRFTVSCTIRNTGNMDGAEVAQLYVSPKNPKSLMKPILLKGFQRVFLQAGEERTLTFKVSPQQLAQYVNKRWMVEAGKYEFKIGASCNNIKLKGVIELVGDDLILDQGREVFFTTNTVK; via the coding sequence ATGCAAAATACTATTGTCCTCATATTTACTTTTTTATTGTTGAGTTTTGTTCTTCAAGGACAAAATACTCCATTTGCCACTCCTGAAATTGACAGTAAGGTTGATGCAATCATGGCCGATATGAGTATGGATGAAAAATTGGCCCAGATAATGGGAACGCGTTTACGGGATATTATGGAAGATGGAAAAATATCTCTTGAGAAATGTAGGACGCACATTCCCTTTGGTATCGGACACTTTTGTCAGTTCTCTTCAGGTCAGGAGTTGAAGCCCGAAGAATTAAGGGATATGGTGCGAGAAGTACAACATTATCTGATGACTGAAACCCGGATGAAAATACCAGCTATTTTTCATGAAGAAGCGATTACCGGTTTTGCTACATTGGGGGCTACTACTTTTCCTCAGCAAATAGGTGTGGGCTGTACCTGGAACCCTGACTTGGTGGAAAAGAATACCGCATCAACCGCAAGAAACATGCGGGCCGCCGGAGCTACTTTTGCCTTATCACCCATGCTTGATTTAAGTCGTTCTGCCCATTGGAATCGTCATCAGGAAAGTTATGGTGAAGACGCTTATCTGACATCGCGGATGGGAGTGGCTTTTGTTCAAGGTTTGCAAGGTGAGGACTTTAAAACAGGTGTTGCAGCTACTGTAAAGCATTTTGCCGGTTATGGTACACAAAATAATTCTGAAAAAGTTTTGTATGAAGAATACCTGATGCCCCATGAGGCATGCTTTAAAGTGGGGGGAGCCAAAAGTGTTATGCCTTCTTATGGAGTGTATAAAGCATTGCCAGTGGCGGCTAATCCGACTATGTTAGATCAGATTTTACGAAGGGATGCCGGTTTTGATGGATTGGTGGTTAGTGATTATGGGGCTATTAATTTGTTATATAAAAAGTACAAGGTGGCTAAGGATAGTACCATGGCTGCAGCACTAGCTATAAATGCAGGTATGGATGTGGAATTATCTTCTCCTACTATGTTTCCTAAGCTAAAAGAGGCATTGGAGCAAGGCTTGGTTACCGAGAAGGTGATTGATGCGGCTGTAAAACGCTCATTGATAATGAAAGCTAAATTAGGATTGTTGGACGAGAATCCGGAGATAGGGAAGGATGGCCCCCTTGATTTTGACCCACCGGAAAATAGAAAACTGGCCTACGAAACAGCTTGCCAGTCTATCGTGCTCCTGAAAAATAATGGTATTCTTCCCATAAAAAAAGAGCTTAAAAAAATAGCACTGGTGGGACCGAATGCTGCTACGGTGCATGGTCTGTTGGGGGACTATACTTATCAGGGTATGCGCGCTTTTTGGAAACAATCGGCTTTTGATGTTAATAATCCGAAACTAGTAAGTGTTAAAGAAGGACTGGAGAATAAACTGGGTAATGACGTTCAGTTGTTACATGAACGAGGATGTGATTGGAGTGCTGCCTTGGAGGCCAAGATTGATAAGAGCGGATTTGGTGATAGTCGCATCGAAAAACTGAAGCTCCTTACTGTAGCTGATACGCCACAACCTAACTTGCAAAATGCATTGAAAATTGCCAAGGAAAGTGATGTGATCATTGCAGTGATGGGAGAGAACCTTTATTTAAATGGAGAAGGGAGATGGCGAAATGGTATTCGTTTACCCGGAGAACAAGAAGCCTTTGTTGAGAAATTAATAGAAACGGGTAAGCCGGTTGTTCTGGTTATTTTGAGTGGACGGCAACAAGTGATTAGCACTTTCTCTGATCGGTGTGCGGCTATTGTGCAAGGATGGTTTCCTGGCGAGGAGGGAGGTAATGCTGTGGCTGATATTCTTTTAGGTAAGGTAAATCCTTCGGGTAAGCTGTGTGTGTCCTATCCAAGAACAGAAAATAGTCAGGAGATCAACTATCAGGATGGTGAAAACAAGGAGTTAATTCAATATCCGTTTGGTTTTGGTTTATCGTATACACAATATACATATGGAAATTTTAAAATGAAAAAGAAGACCAGGATTACCGATGATCGTTTTACGGTTTCGTGTACTATAAGAAATACAGGAAACATGGATGGGGCAGAGGTGGCACAACTATATGTGTCACCTAAAAATCCTAAGTCCCTTATGAAGCCGATCTTACTAAAGGGTTTTCAAAGGGTCTTTTTACAGGCCGGTGAAGAGCGAACACTTACTTTTAAGGTATCTCCTCAACAACTGGCGCAATATGTAAACAAAAGGTGGATGGTGGAAGCCGGTAAATATGAGTTTAAAATAGGGGCTTCCTGTAATAATATTAAATTGAAGGGGGTCATTGAACTGGTGGGGGATGATTTGATTTTAGATCAGGGACGTGAGGTCTTTTTTACTACTAATACTGTTAAGTAG
- a CDS encoding sulfatase: MKKYKRFKKKMMTSVLIGLIGALCLNVSAQKKNIVFLFADDAGYHDFGFQGSQTIKTPNLDQLASEGVLFKQAYTTAAVCGPSRAGLLTGMYQQRFGIEENNVPGYMSASSKLLADEMGLPLHLKTIADYLNPLGYQSIVLGKWHLGNADKYHPLKRGFDEFYGFRGGSRSFLPLTQKQAINRLEDRLERGFENYQEPDKYLTYDLADEACDFIERNQKRPFFMYMSFNAVHTPLQATKEDLAQVEGLTGKRKILAAMTIALDRACGQILDKLKELGLEKNTLVVFANDNGGPDGSLTCNYPLSGCKSNHLEGGIRVPFLMKLPEVIKPGSRFDDPVSLLDLLPTFVNVAGGDASQIKGLDGVDLLPYVTGKNKSEPHELLFWKKENRGVVRKGDWKLLRYPDRPAELYNIAKDESESNNLAYKYPEKVREMFKLLWEWEGELERPLWQLKRVYEVNAMRRMDEKRTPVLDEVEQ, translated from the coding sequence ATGAAAAAGTATAAACGATTTAAAAAAAAAATGATGACTTCTGTTCTTATTGGATTGATAGGGGCATTGTGTTTGAATGTATCTGCACAAAAAAAGAATATTGTTTTTCTTTTTGCAGATGATGCAGGCTACCATGATTTTGGTTTCCAAGGTAGTCAAACCATCAAGACGCCTAATCTGGATCAGTTGGCTTCGGAGGGAGTTCTGTTTAAACAAGCTTATACAACAGCTGCTGTTTGTGGCCCCTCTAGAGCAGGTTTGCTGACAGGAATGTACCAACAACGTTTTGGCATTGAGGAAAACAATGTTCCAGGTTATATGAGCGCTTCTTCCAAGCTGTTGGCTGATGAAATGGGCTTGCCATTGCATCTTAAAACCATCGCCGATTACCTGAATCCATTGGGGTATCAGTCTATTGTTCTTGGTAAATGGCATTTGGGAAATGCAGATAAGTACCATCCTTTAAAAAGAGGATTTGATGAGTTCTATGGTTTTAGAGGAGGGTCACGCAGCTTTTTACCTTTAACGCAAAAACAAGCTATCAATAGGTTAGAGGATAGGTTAGAAAGAGGTTTTGAAAATTATCAGGAACCGGATAAGTATCTTACCTATGACTTAGCGGATGAGGCTTGTGACTTTATTGAGAGAAACCAGAAGAGACCTTTTTTTATGTATATGTCGTTTAATGCTGTGCATACTCCACTTCAAGCCACAAAAGAAGATTTGGCGCAAGTTGAAGGTCTAACAGGAAAACGAAAGATATTAGCAGCCATGACGATCGCTCTGGATCGTGCTTGTGGGCAAATATTGGATAAATTGAAAGAATTGGGGCTGGAAAAGAATACCTTGGTTGTTTTTGCCAATGATAACGGAGGACCTGATGGCTCCTTGACATGCAATTACCCCTTAAGTGGATGTAAATCGAACCATTTGGAAGGTGGTATCAGAGTTCCTTTTCTTATGAAGCTCCCTGAAGTTATTAAACCAGGTTCCCGTTTCGATGATCCTGTAAGTCTTCTGGATCTGCTGCCCACTTTTGTAAATGTGGCAGGTGGTGATGCTTCGCAAATAAAAGGATTGGACGGCGTGGATTTACTTCCCTATGTTACGGGTAAAAATAAGTCGGAACCTCATGAGCTATTGTTTTGGAAAAAAGAAAATAGAGGGGTCGTGAGAAAAGGTGATTGGAAATTACTTCGTTATCCCGATAGACCCGCAGAACTCTATAATATCGCTAAAGATGAATCGGAAAGTAATAACCTGGCTTATAAGTATCCGGAAAAAGTGCGTGAGATGTTTAAGTTATTATGGGAATGGGAAGGTGAATTGGAACGCCCTCTTTGGCAGCTAAAAAGGGTTTATGAAGTGAATGCCATGAGACGAATGGATGAGAAAAGAACCCCTGTTTTGGATGAAGTAGAGCAATAA
- a CDS encoding peroxiredoxin, with protein sequence MACVNGVKPRKKKIATEELDVNNQINKERKMMSATMVRQEMPAFEMEAYDAKTGHFTSVSSKDYKDKWTVVCFYPADFTFVCPTEIAAMNAHYDEFQELGVELLPVSVDSKFSHKRFIETEPILKGLKLTLGADTTLEVSRAFGVLIEEEGVALRGRFLFNPDGVCVAQEVQADSVGRNVKEFLRQIKAWQHASKTGEVCPAGWRPGKKTLPVQTDMEKMTGKVGDYITLDEILS encoded by the coding sequence ATGGCATGTGTAAACGGTGTAAAACCACGCAAAAAAAAGATTGCAACGGAAGAATTAGATGTAAATAATCAAATAAATAAGGAGAGAAAAATGATGAGTGCAACTATGGTAAGACAAGAAATGCCTGCATTTGAAATGGAGGCATACGATGCCAAAACAGGTCATTTCACAAGCGTATCCAGCAAAGACTATAAAGATAAGTGGACTGTTGTTTGTTTTTATCCCGCAGATTTCACATTTGTATGTCCAACAGAAATAGCCGCTATGAATGCTCATTATGACGAGTTTCAGGAGCTGGGAGTAGAGCTATTACCTGTTTCTGTTGACTCTAAATTTTCTCATAAGCGATTTATTGAAACAGAACCTATCCTGAAGGGCTTAAAATTAACCTTGGGAGCTGACACCACATTAGAAGTAAGTCGTGCCTTTGGTGTACTCATTGAAGAAGAAGGTGTGGCCCTAAGAGGAAGATTTCTTTTTAACCCAGATGGTGTTTGTGTAGCTCAGGAAGTACAAGCCGACTCGGTTGGTAGAAATGTAAAAGAATTTCTCAGACAGATCAAAGCTTGGCAACATGCCAGTAAAACAGGAGAAGTTTGTCCAGCAGGATGGAGACCGGGAAAAAAGACCCTACCTGTTCAAACAGACATGGAAAAAATGACTGGTAAAGTAGGCGATTATATTACTCTGGACGAAATTTTAAGTTAA
- a CDS encoding Dps family protein — translation MNNIGLKSEYTEEVSGKLNAYLSSLQISYMNVRGFHWNIVGKQFFVLHAKFEEIYNQLNEMADEVAERILILGGKPLHSFSEYLKISEINEQTNVSSAEDTVKYLLQDTKKLLAIEREILSFSSEHGDEGTVSMLSGYIEEQEKMIWMLNAALK, via the coding sequence ATGAATAATATAGGATTAAAATCAGAGTACACTGAAGAAGTATCAGGAAAATTAAATGCTTATTTAAGCAGTTTACAAATCTCGTATATGAACGTTCGTGGATTTCACTGGAACATCGTAGGCAAACAGTTCTTTGTTCTTCATGCAAAGTTCGAAGAGATATACAACCAACTGAACGAAATGGCCGACGAGGTAGCTGAACGTATTTTAATTTTGGGTGGAAAACCACTACACTCTTTTAGTGAGTATCTTAAAATTTCAGAAATCAACGAACAAACAAATGTAAGTTCAGCTGAAGATACTGTTAAATATCTACTTCAGGACACAAAGAAACTCCTTGCCATTGAACGTGAAATACTTTCATTCTCTTCGGAACATGGAGACGAAGGAACTGTGTCTATGTTGTCCGGATACATTGAAGAGCAAGAAAAAATGATATGGATGTTAAACGCAGCATTAAAATAA
- a CDS encoding Crp/Fnr family transcriptional regulator, with the protein MNDFIEQAENITSLEKEVREELAELLKKRTFKKGEMVNHKGKISRHLYFVEKGLLKHYYYHNGNQYILRFFCDHRFVTISDSFLSNIPAKYSTIALEDSTLIYLEYDKMEYLCSKYHSFERFIRIVISNMAIMSIERLKTMLHENATERYDKFILEYGHLQQRISLGDTASFLGISQVSLSRIRSRK; encoded by the coding sequence ATGAATGATTTTATAGAACAAGCAGAAAACATTACCTCTCTTGAAAAAGAAGTCAGAGAAGAACTAGCCGAACTTCTTAAGAAAAGAACTTTTAAAAAAGGTGAGATGGTTAATCACAAAGGGAAAATTTCTCGTCATCTCTATTTTGTTGAAAAAGGACTCTTGAAACATTATTATTACCACAATGGAAATCAATATATCCTAAGATTCTTTTGCGATCATCGTTTTGTAACCATATCTGATAGTTTTCTGAGCAATATACCTGCAAAATATTCAACCATAGCACTGGAAGATTCTACCCTCATATATCTAGAATATGACAAGATGGAATACCTTTGTTCAAAATATCACTCCTTCGAACGATTTATTAGAATTGTCATTTCCAATATGGCCATTATGTCCATTGAACGTTTAAAAACCATGCTTCATGAAAATGCGACAGAAAGATATGATAAATTCATTCTGGAATATGGCCATCTACAACAACGTATCAGTTTGGGAGATACAGCTAGCTTCCTAGGCATTTCACAAGTCTCCCTGAGTCGCATTCGTTCCAGAAAGTGA
- a CDS encoding glycoside hydrolase family 10 protein codes for MRKYILLTVIFFLAIELQAIDAPKREMRAVWIASVANIDWPSKPGLSAEIQQREMIELLDLAKQYRMNTVVFQIRPASDALYPSSIEPWSQWLEGVQGKAPDPYYDPLQFTIEACKKRGLDIHVWLNPYRAVFDTARSSVSENHPTRLHPEWFVTYGKKRYFNPGLPETRGHVTSVVADIVRRYDVDAIHFDDYFYPYRIAGKDFPDQNAFEMYPRGYNKEQKDDWRRDNVDLIIQQLHDTIKQIKPHVEFGISPFGVWRNQSKDPTGSATRAGQTNYDDLYADILKWERNGWIDYVSPQIYWHIGKEVADYAIITDWWSKNAYGCLLYTGQALYKLDKKSNVKAWRSSKEIMRQIKLNRSIPNIGGSMFFSANYLRNNPLKVKEKIKRRLFKYYALPPVNMRVAQVLPEAPKNARIEVVDDRISLTWDAGENNAYFVIYKFKRNKAANIENAANIVRVTGTNSIKGFVNRFTDPHKYYYAVSGISKTNQESVCVIFK; via the coding sequence ATGAGAAAGTATATTTTATTAACAGTGATCTTTTTTCTAGCTATTGAGCTACAAGCAATAGACGCCCCCAAAAGAGAGATGCGTGCTGTGTGGATAGCCTCAGTAGCCAATATTGACTGGCCTTCTAAACCAGGTCTTTCTGCGGAGATACAACAAAGAGAAATGATTGAACTACTGGATCTGGCAAAGCAGTATAGGATGAATACTGTTGTCTTCCAGATTCGCCCAGCAAGTGACGCCTTGTATCCATCGTCAATAGAGCCATGGTCCCAATGGCTAGAAGGTGTGCAAGGTAAGGCTCCAGATCCATATTATGATCCTCTTCAATTTACAATTGAGGCGTGTAAAAAGCGAGGTTTGGACATTCACGTTTGGTTAAATCCATACAGGGCTGTGTTTGATACGGCACGTAGTTCTGTATCTGAAAACCACCCTACACGTTTGCATCCAGAGTGGTTCGTGACTTATGGGAAAAAGCGTTATTTTAATCCAGGCCTTCCGGAAACACGTGGGCATGTAACTTCCGTTGTGGCAGATATTGTACGAAGGTATGATGTGGATGCCATCCATTTTGATGATTACTTTTATCCATACCGTATTGCAGGAAAAGATTTTCCTGATCAGAATGCATTTGAGATGTACCCTCGCGGATACAACAAAGAACAAAAGGACGATTGGCGGAGGGATAACGTTGATTTAATAATTCAACAGTTGCATGATACCATAAAACAAATAAAGCCCCACGTGGAGTTTGGTATTTCTCCCTTTGGTGTGTGGAGGAACCAATCTAAAGATCCCACCGGATCTGCTACACGAGCTGGACAAACCAATTATGATGATTTATATGCTGATATTTTAAAGTGGGAAAGAAATGGTTGGATCGATTATGTAAGCCCCCAGATATATTGGCATATTGGTAAAGAAGTGGCCGATTATGCCATCATTACAGATTGGTGGAGTAAGAATGCCTATGGATGCCTGTTGTATACCGGACAAGCTTTGTATAAATTAGATAAAAAGTCAAATGTAAAAGCCTGGCGATCATCCAAAGAAATTATGCGGCAAATTAAATTAAACAGATCCATTCCTAATATCGGAGGAAGTATGTTTTTTAGCGCCAACTATCTTAGAAATAACCCTTTGAAGGTGAAGGAGAAGATAAAGAGAAGGCTGTTTAAATATTACGCTTTACCTCCTGTGAATATGCGGGTGGCACAGGTTTTGCCTGAAGCACCTAAAAATGCCCGTATTGAGGTGGTTGATGATAGAATAAGCTTGACTTGGGATGCCGGCGAGAACAATGCTTATTTTGTGATTTATAAATTTAAAAGAAATAAAGCAGCAAATATCGAAAATGCGGCAAATATTGTAAGAGTAACAGGAACAAATAGTATTAAAGGCTTTGTTAATCGTTTTACAGATCCCCATAAATACTATTATGCGGTAAGTGGAATCAGTAAAACCAACCAAGAATCGGTTTGTGTTATTTTTAAGTAA
- a CDS encoding CTP synthase, with product MPDTRYIFVTGGVASSLGKGIISASLAKLLQSRGYKVTIQKLDPYLNVDPGTLNPYEHGECYVTEDGAETDLDLGHYERFLNVPTSQANNVTTGRIYQNVINKERKGDYLGKTVQIIPHITDEIKRNIKLLGTKHKFDVVITEIGGTVGDIESLPYVEAVRQLKWELGNRALVIHLTLVPYLNASGELKTKPTQHSVKTLLEAGVQPDVLVLRTEHNLGSDIRKKVALFCNVNPRAVIQSIDVSTIYEVPVKMQEEGLDEICLEKLELPVSKKPDLKRWKHFLAKMKGAEEKVIIGLVGKYVELPDAYKSIIEALIHASTYHDRKAEVKLIHSESINGENVAEKLSGLDAVLVAPGFGNRGIEGKLEAVKYARENNMVFLGICLGMQCAVIEFARNVIHLGKANSTEMDHLSPYPVIDLMEDQKNVTDMGGTMRLGAYECTLKEGSKSYEAYKGKTTHERHRHRYEFNNDYLERFEQNGMMATGCNPETGLAEIVEVPELKWFVGVQFHPEYSSTVLKPHPIFMSFINAAISK from the coding sequence GTGCCGGATACAAGATATATTTTTGTAACAGGAGGGGTTGCCTCGTCGTTAGGTAAAGGAATTATTTCAGCTTCGTTGGCCAAGCTGCTACAATCAAGAGGATACAAAGTTACCATTCAAAAGTTAGACCCGTATTTAAATGTGGATCCGGGAACGTTAAACCCATATGAGCATGGCGAATGCTATGTGACTGAGGATGGAGCAGAGACTGATTTAGATTTGGGGCACTACGAACGTTTTTTGAATGTTCCTACTTCTCAGGCCAATAATGTAACTACCGGAAGGATTTACCAAAATGTGATTAACAAGGAGCGTAAAGGTGATTATCTTGGTAAAACAGTTCAGATTATTCCTCATATTACAGATGAAATTAAACGTAATATCAAGCTTTTGGGTACCAAACACAAATTTGATGTGGTAATTACCGAAATTGGTGGTACGGTTGGTGATATTGAGTCATTGCCCTATGTGGAAGCAGTACGTCAGCTGAAATGGGAATTGGGTAATAGAGCTTTGGTGATTCACTTAACTTTGGTGCCTTACTTAAATGCTTCTGGTGAACTGAAAACCAAACCCACTCAACATTCTGTAAAGACCTTGTTGGAAGCTGGGGTACAACCTGATGTGCTGGTGCTGCGCACTGAGCATAATCTAGGATCTGATATTCGTAAAAAAGTAGCCTTGTTCTGTAATGTGAACCCTCGTGCTGTTATTCAATCCATTGATGTATCTACTATTTATGAGGTGCCGGTTAAAATGCAGGAGGAAGGACTGGATGAAATCTGTCTTGAAAAATTAGAACTTCCTGTGAGTAAAAAGCCGGACCTGAAAAGGTGGAAGCATTTTTTGGCCAAAATGAAAGGTGCTGAAGAAAAAGTGATCATCGGTTTGGTAGGTAAATATGTTGAACTTCCGGATGCTTACAAGTCTATCATTGAGGCGCTTATTCACGCTAGTACTTATCATGACCGTAAAGCCGAAGTGAAATTGATTCATTCGGAATCCATAAATGGCGAAAATGTGGCGGAGAAGTTGAGCGGACTGGACGCTGTTCTGGTGGCCCCCGGATTTGGAAATAGAGGTATTGAAGGTAAACTGGAAGCGGTTAAATATGCACGCGAAAATAACATGGTGTTTCTTGGTATCTGTTTAGGAATGCAATGTGCTGTCATTGAATTTGCACGTAACGTGATTCATCTGGGAAAAGCAAATTCAACAGAGATGGATCACCTATCTCCTTATCCCGTGATTGACCTGATGGAAGATCAAAAGAATGTCACCGACATGGGGGGTACGATGCGCTTGGGAGCCTATGAATGTACACTAAAAGAGGGTAGTAAATCTTACGAAGCATACAAAGGAAAAACTACCCATGAGCGTCATAGACATCGTTATGAATTTAATAATGACTATCTGGAACGGTTCGAACAAAACGGAATGATGGCTACTGGTTGTAACCCGGAAACAGGATTGGCTGAAATTGTTGAGGTGCCAGAGTTGAAATGGTTTGTGGGTGTGCAGTTTCACCCTGAATACAGCAGTACAGTTTTAAAACCACATCCGATATTTATGTCGTTTATAAATGCTGCTATCAGTAAATAA
- the yidC gene encoding membrane protein insertase YidC, with protein MDKNSVTGMILIAAILGAFWWLNKPSAEEIEAQKRYQDSIAKVEAVAAKEAALESSNMVVENEVASVTVDDSTTQQQLADKYGLFADAVKGENKFYTLENERIKVTFSSRGAKVYSVQLKEYTNFEEKALVLFDGDKNQFGFNFFHNNRILNTNHLFYSIDEAASNDSTLRFKLSVGDDQFMAFEYKLSSNSYLLDFNIVQNNMDDVIQSNRGGFDLDWKMDVIAQEKGRKFEIQYSGVYFKYDLDVVDDISGKSGSEDFRTPVKWIAFKDQFFSSILIAKDRFSGGKVDVNVYPEEDNTPVLSTNTASLIIPHDGGALNTKAFQFYFGPNKYKTLKKFKDLDLKEIVPLGWGIFGWINRYAIIPIFNWLEGGIASYGLIILLLTLIIKLVLFPLTYKSYMSTAKMRVLKPQIDAINEKIPADKAMERQKATMALYSKAGVSPLGGCLPMVLQMPILFAMFRFFPASIELRHESFLWATDLSSYDSIWNMPFTIPFYGDHVSLFCLLMSITNIVYTKMNQEMTQSTSQMPGMKGMMYMMPVMFMVFFNNYASGLSYYYFISTLITILQTILIRRFVDEEAILAKLNANQKKPKKKSGFQARLEEMQKKQQLQQQSQKKKNKK; from the coding sequence ATGGATAAAAATTCCGTTACGGGTATGATACTAATCGCCGCTATTTTAGGGGCGTTTTGGTGGCTTAATAAACCCAGTGCAGAAGAAATAGAAGCACAAAAAAGATATCAGGACTCGATTGCAAAAGTTGAAGCCGTAGCAGCTAAAGAAGCAGCCCTTGAATCCAGTAATATGGTGGTCGAAAATGAGGTAGCGTCTGTAACTGTTGACGATAGCACAACGCAACAACAATTGGCCGATAAATATGGTCTTTTTGCGGATGCTGTTAAGGGTGAAAATAAGTTTTATACCTTGGAGAATGAACGTATTAAAGTTACGTTCTCAAGTCGGGGTGCAAAAGTTTATTCGGTACAACTGAAAGAATATACCAATTTTGAGGAAAAAGCATTGGTGCTTTTTGACGGAGATAAAAATCAATTTGGTTTTAATTTTTTTCACAATAACCGTATCCTTAATACCAATCACCTTTTCTATTCTATTGATGAAGCGGCCAGTAATGATTCTACCTTGAGGTTTAAATTAAGTGTGGGTGATGACCAGTTTATGGCTTTTGAATATAAGCTTTCTTCCAATTCTTATTTGTTAGATTTCAATATTGTCCAAAATAATATGGATGATGTTATTCAGTCTAACCGTGGAGGTTTTGATCTGGATTGGAAAATGGACGTGATAGCGCAGGAAAAAGGAAGGAAATTTGAAATACAATATTCTGGTGTGTATTTTAAATACGATTTGGATGTGGTTGACGATATTTCAGGTAAATCAGGAAGTGAGGACTTTAGAACACCTGTAAAATGGATTGCGTTCAAAGATCAGTTTTTCTCGTCTATCCTGATCGCCAAAGATAGATTTTCTGGTGGTAAAGTGGATGTGAATGTTTATCCCGAAGAAGATAATACTCCTGTTTTGAGTACCAACACAGCTTCATTGATTATACCTCATGATGGCGGTGCACTGAATACAAAAGCTTTTCAGTTTTATTTTGGTCCTAATAAGTACAAGACACTGAAGAAATTTAAAGATTTAGACCTTAAAGAAATTGTTCCTTTAGGATGGGGTATCTTTGGATGGATCAATAGATATGCCATTATTCCTATCTTTAACTGGTTAGAGGGGGGTATTGCTAGTTATGGTTTGATCATTTTACTATTGACTTTGATTATTAAGTTGGTGTTATTCCCTTTAACATATAAGTCGTATATGTCAACGGCTAAGATGCGGGTGTTGAAGCCGCAAATTGATGCCATCAATGAGAAGATACCGGCCGATAAAGCAATGGAACGCCAAAAGGCTACCATGGCCTTATACAGTAAAGCAGGTGTGAGCCCCTTGGGTGGTTGTTTGCCTATGGTGCTGCAGATGCCCATTTTGTTTGCGATGTTCCGGTTTTTTCCTGCTTCTATCGAATTAAGGCATGAGAGCTTTTTGTGGGCAACAGACCTATCAAGTTATGATTCTATTTGGAATATGCCTTTTACAATTCCTTTTTATGGAGACCATGTTAGTTTGTTCTGTTTGTTGATGTCGATTACCAATATTGTATACACCAAGATGAACCAGGAAATGACACAATCAACTAGTCAAATGCCTGGTATGAAAGGTATGATGTATATGATGCCTGTTATGTTTATGGTGTTCTTTAATAACTATGCTTCTGGTTTGAGTTATTATTACTTTATATCTACACTTATTACGATTCTTCAAACTATTTTAATCAGAAGATTCGTTGATGAGGAAGCTATTTTGGCCAAGTTAAATGCCAATCAAAAGAAACCTAAAAAGAAATCTGGTTTTCAGGCAAGACTAGAGGAAATGCAGAAAAAACAACAGTTGCAACAACAGTCGCAAAAGAAAAAGAATAAAAAATAA